A part of Acropora palmata chromosome 6, jaAcrPala1.3, whole genome shotgun sequence genomic DNA contains:
- the LOC141883981 gene encoding zinc finger-containing ubiquitin peptidase 1-like isoform X3, whose product MKRRRDELYRHDIDFPLSMSICPVCGTSVSKEDIGIHVEDHFTQPSTSDESDGLGCLEVSGISNSTEYRTCNYGKCQQMVSTSDWDDHIFGHTLEGDNISSNSTGNSILTTFQQQQQEQYDVPPLVYSQNDQALAQELEKQEMERLENQPCEWDDHMLAQALESEQRREFEEQRKQEEEEYKKLQAMYGMSSSSGYATQYSRQLEKDVSRNKTSVGDYYARKAEMLKILMTDNDSGESCTRGIIPQLHHRYDMGVSGTKSSWLAIDTDHYASTVGDAGWGCGYRNLQMLISSLLKMDIYKPVMLNAVGEKVPSIPRIQQFIEAAWTNGFDKQGAEQLGCKLVNTRKWIGATEIAALFRSLQIRAKIIDFHQATGCDGTHPEMFSWIKRYFSCSVNSSVLPMGSSVLRQTSVPPLYLQHQGHSRLVIGIEEHSGKDGGLYLLLFDPSHSAKQMQGLVEDIQSSSSGLRHLRRSLKQMRCKQYQIVYVDGIMEPTEMEQGKILDSLRVP is encoded by the exons ATGAAAAGACGGCGGGATGAGTTATATCGGCATGACATCGATTTTCCCCTGTCAATGTCGATATGTCCTGTGTGCGGTACATCAGTGTCGAAAGAGGACATAGGAATTCACGTCGAGGACCACTTTACTCAGCCTTCCACTTCTGACGAAAGCGATGGACTTGGGTGTCTAGAAG TTTCTGGAATTTCTAATTCTACCGAATATCGTACATGCAATTATGGAAAATGTCAACAAATGG TCTCCACCTCAGACTGGGATGATCACATATTTGGCCATACCTTGGAAGGTGATAACATTAGTAGCAACTCTACAGGAAACAGTattttaacaacttttcaacaacagcaacaggaACAGTATGATGTACCACCATTGGTGTATTCACAGAATGACCAAGCACTTGCACAGGAACTTGAAAAACAG GAGATGGAGCGACTTGAAAACCAACCGTGTGAATGGGATGATCATATGTTGGCCCAAGCATTAGAGAGTGAGCAAAGAAGAGAGTTTGAAGAACAACGAAAGCAGGAAGAGGAAGAGTACAAGAAACTACAG gctatgTACGGAATGTCATCCTCTAGTGGATATGCTACTCAGTATAGCCGACAACTTGAAAAAGATGTATCAAGGAACAAGACATCAGTTGGTGATTATTATGCAAGGAAAGCTGAAATGCTGAAAATCTTAATGACGGACAATGACAGTGGGGAGTCGTGCACAAGAG gTATTATTCCCCAATTGCATCACCGTTATGACATGGGTGTGAGTGGAACTAAATCATCTTGGCTGGCAATAGACACTGATCATTATGCCAGCACTGTGGGTGATGCTGGCTGGGGGTGTGGCTATAGAAACCTTCAGATGTTGATCTCTTCTCTGCTGAAAATGGATATCTACAAGCCTGTTATGTTAAATG caGTTGGAGAAAAAGTGCCATCCATTCCCAGAATTCAACAATTTATTGAGGCTGCATGGACTAATg GTTTTGACAAACAAGGAGCAGAGCAACTTGGATGCAAGTTAGTGAACACAAGAAAATGGATTGGAGCAACAGAGATAGCAGCGCTGTTTAGATCACTTCAAATAAG AGCTAAAATAATTGACTTCCACCAAGCAACCGGCTGCGATGGTACTCACCCTGAAATGTTTTCCTGGATTAAGCGCTATTTCAGCTGCAGTGTGAATTCCTCTGTTCTTCCCATGGGTTCTTCTGTTCTTCGACAGACGTCTGTACCTCCTCTGTATCTCCAACATCAAG GCCATAGTCGGCTGGTGATTGGTATCGAAGAGCATTCAGGTAAAGATGGTGGCCTGTATCTTCTCTTATTTGATCCTTCCCACTCCGCTAAGCAGATGCAAGGCCTTGTGGAGGACATTCAAAGCAGCAGCTCGGGTTTGCGGCATCTTCGTCGTTCTTTGAAGCAAATGAGATGTAAACAGTATCAGATCGTGTACGTTGACGGAATCATGGAACCAACGGAAATGGAACAAGGCAAGATCTTGGATTCTTTGCGAGTTCCGTGA
- the LOC141883981 gene encoding zinc finger-containing ubiquitin peptidase 1-like isoform X1 has translation MKRRRDELYRHDIDFPLSMSICPVCGTSVSKEDIGIHVEDHFTQPSTSDESDGLGCLEVSGISNSTEYRTCNYGKCQQMDDRAKQSCLEGQAVVTGTEFIPFSTSDWDDHIFGHTLEGDNISSNSTGNSILTTFQQQQQEQYDVPPLVYSQNDQALAQELEKQEMERLENQPCEWDDHMLAQALESEQRREFEEQRKQEEEEYKKLQAMYGMSSSSGYATQYSRQLEKDVSRNKTSVGDYYARKAEMLKILMTDNDSGESCTRGIIPQLHHRYDMGVSGTKSSWLAIDTDHYASTVGDAGWGCGYRNLQMLISSLLKMDIYKPVMLNAVGEKVPSIPRIQQFIEAAWTNGFDKQGAEQLGCKLVNTRKWIGATEIAALFRSLQIRAKIIDFHQATGCDGTHPEMFSWIKRYFSCSVNSSVLPMGSSVLRQTSVPPLYLQHQGHSRLVIGIEEHSGKDGGLYLLLFDPSHSAKQMQGLVEDIQSSSSGLRHLRRSLKQMRCKQYQIVYVDGIMEPTEMEQGKILDSLRVP, from the exons ATGAAAAGACGGCGGGATGAGTTATATCGGCATGACATCGATTTTCCCCTGTCAATGTCGATATGTCCTGTGTGCGGTACATCAGTGTCGAAAGAGGACATAGGAATTCACGTCGAGGACCACTTTACTCAGCCTTCCACTTCTGACGAAAGCGATGGACTTGGGTGTCTAGAAG TTTCTGGAATTTCTAATTCTACCGAATATCGTACATGCAATTATGGAAAATGTCAACAAATGG ATGACCGTGCCAAACAGTCTTGTTTAGAGGGCCAAGCTGTGGTTACTGGCACAGAGTTTATTCCTT TCTCCACCTCAGACTGGGATGATCACATATTTGGCCATACCTTGGAAGGTGATAACATTAGTAGCAACTCTACAGGAAACAGTattttaacaacttttcaacaacagcaacaggaACAGTATGATGTACCACCATTGGTGTATTCACAGAATGACCAAGCACTTGCACAGGAACTTGAAAAACAG GAGATGGAGCGACTTGAAAACCAACCGTGTGAATGGGATGATCATATGTTGGCCCAAGCATTAGAGAGTGAGCAAAGAAGAGAGTTTGAAGAACAACGAAAGCAGGAAGAGGAAGAGTACAAGAAACTACAG gctatgTACGGAATGTCATCCTCTAGTGGATATGCTACTCAGTATAGCCGACAACTTGAAAAAGATGTATCAAGGAACAAGACATCAGTTGGTGATTATTATGCAAGGAAAGCTGAAATGCTGAAAATCTTAATGACGGACAATGACAGTGGGGAGTCGTGCACAAGAG gTATTATTCCCCAATTGCATCACCGTTATGACATGGGTGTGAGTGGAACTAAATCATCTTGGCTGGCAATAGACACTGATCATTATGCCAGCACTGTGGGTGATGCTGGCTGGGGGTGTGGCTATAGAAACCTTCAGATGTTGATCTCTTCTCTGCTGAAAATGGATATCTACAAGCCTGTTATGTTAAATG caGTTGGAGAAAAAGTGCCATCCATTCCCAGAATTCAACAATTTATTGAGGCTGCATGGACTAATg GTTTTGACAAACAAGGAGCAGAGCAACTTGGATGCAAGTTAGTGAACACAAGAAAATGGATTGGAGCAACAGAGATAGCAGCGCTGTTTAGATCACTTCAAATAAG AGCTAAAATAATTGACTTCCACCAAGCAACCGGCTGCGATGGTACTCACCCTGAAATGTTTTCCTGGATTAAGCGCTATTTCAGCTGCAGTGTGAATTCCTCTGTTCTTCCCATGGGTTCTTCTGTTCTTCGACAGACGTCTGTACCTCCTCTGTATCTCCAACATCAAG GCCATAGTCGGCTGGTGATTGGTATCGAAGAGCATTCAGGTAAAGATGGTGGCCTGTATCTTCTCTTATTTGATCCTTCCCACTCCGCTAAGCAGATGCAAGGCCTTGTGGAGGACATTCAAAGCAGCAGCTCGGGTTTGCGGCATCTTCGTCGTTCTTTGAAGCAAATGAGATGTAAACAGTATCAGATCGTGTACGTTGACGGAATCATGGAACCAACGGAAATGGAACAAGGCAAGATCTTGGATTCTTTGCGAGTTCCGTGA
- the LOC141883981 gene encoding zinc finger-containing ubiquitin peptidase 1-like isoform X4 — translation MKRRRDELYRHDIDFPLSMSICPVCGTSVSKEDIGIHVEDHFTQPSTSDESDGLGCLEVSGISNSTEYRTCNYGKCQQMVSTSDWDDHIFGHTLEGDNISSNSTGNSILTTFQQQQQEQYDVPPLVYSQNDQALAQELEKQEMERLENQPCEWDDHMLAQALESEQRREFEEQRKQEEEEYKKLQAMYGMSSSSGYATQYSRQLEKDVSRNKTSVGDYYARKAEMLKILMTDNDSGESCTRGIIPQLHHRYDMGVSGTKSSWLAIDTDHYASTVGDAGWGCGYRNLQMLISSLLKMDIYKPVMLNVGEKVPSIPRIQQFIEAAWTNGFDKQGAEQLGCKLVNTRKWIGATEIAALFRSLQIRAKIIDFHQATGCDGTHPEMFSWIKRYFSCSVNSSVLPMGSSVLRQTSVPPLYLQHQGHSRLVIGIEEHSGKDGGLYLLLFDPSHSAKQMQGLVEDIQSSSSGLRHLRRSLKQMRCKQYQIVYVDGIMEPTEMEQGKILDSLRVP, via the exons ATGAAAAGACGGCGGGATGAGTTATATCGGCATGACATCGATTTTCCCCTGTCAATGTCGATATGTCCTGTGTGCGGTACATCAGTGTCGAAAGAGGACATAGGAATTCACGTCGAGGACCACTTTACTCAGCCTTCCACTTCTGACGAAAGCGATGGACTTGGGTGTCTAGAAG TTTCTGGAATTTCTAATTCTACCGAATATCGTACATGCAATTATGGAAAATGTCAACAAATGG TCTCCACCTCAGACTGGGATGATCACATATTTGGCCATACCTTGGAAGGTGATAACATTAGTAGCAACTCTACAGGAAACAGTattttaacaacttttcaacaacagcaacaggaACAGTATGATGTACCACCATTGGTGTATTCACAGAATGACCAAGCACTTGCACAGGAACTTGAAAAACAG GAGATGGAGCGACTTGAAAACCAACCGTGTGAATGGGATGATCATATGTTGGCCCAAGCATTAGAGAGTGAGCAAAGAAGAGAGTTTGAAGAACAACGAAAGCAGGAAGAGGAAGAGTACAAGAAACTACAG gctatgTACGGAATGTCATCCTCTAGTGGATATGCTACTCAGTATAGCCGACAACTTGAAAAAGATGTATCAAGGAACAAGACATCAGTTGGTGATTATTATGCAAGGAAAGCTGAAATGCTGAAAATCTTAATGACGGACAATGACAGTGGGGAGTCGTGCACAAGAG gTATTATTCCCCAATTGCATCACCGTTATGACATGGGTGTGAGTGGAACTAAATCATCTTGGCTGGCAATAGACACTGATCATTATGCCAGCACTGTGGGTGATGCTGGCTGGGGGTGTGGCTATAGAAACCTTCAGATGTTGATCTCTTCTCTGCTGAAAATGGATATCTACAAGCCTGTTATGTTAAATG TTGGAGAAAAAGTGCCATCCATTCCCAGAATTCAACAATTTATTGAGGCTGCATGGACTAATg GTTTTGACAAACAAGGAGCAGAGCAACTTGGATGCAAGTTAGTGAACACAAGAAAATGGATTGGAGCAACAGAGATAGCAGCGCTGTTTAGATCACTTCAAATAAG AGCTAAAATAATTGACTTCCACCAAGCAACCGGCTGCGATGGTACTCACCCTGAAATGTTTTCCTGGATTAAGCGCTATTTCAGCTGCAGTGTGAATTCCTCTGTTCTTCCCATGGGTTCTTCTGTTCTTCGACAGACGTCTGTACCTCCTCTGTATCTCCAACATCAAG GCCATAGTCGGCTGGTGATTGGTATCGAAGAGCATTCAGGTAAAGATGGTGGCCTGTATCTTCTCTTATTTGATCCTTCCCACTCCGCTAAGCAGATGCAAGGCCTTGTGGAGGACATTCAAAGCAGCAGCTCGGGTTTGCGGCATCTTCGTCGTTCTTTGAAGCAAATGAGATGTAAACAGTATCAGATCGTGTACGTTGACGGAATCATGGAACCAACGGAAATGGAACAAGGCAAGATCTTGGATTCTTTGCGAGTTCCGTGA
- the LOC141883981 gene encoding zinc finger-containing ubiquitin peptidase 1-like isoform X2, whose product MKRRRDELYRHDIDFPLSMSICPVCGTSVSKEDIGIHVEDHFTQPSTSDESDGLGCLEVSGISNSTEYRTCNYGKCQQMDDRAKQSCLEGQAVVTGTEFIPFSTSDWDDHIFGHTLEGDNISSNSTGNSILTTFQQQQQEQYDVPPLVYSQNDQALAQELEKQEMERLENQPCEWDDHMLAQALESEQRREFEEQRKQEEEEYKKLQAMYGMSSSSGYATQYSRQLEKDVSRNKTSVGDYYARKAEMLKILMTDNDSGESCTRGIIPQLHHRYDMGVSGTKSSWLAIDTDHYASTVGDAGWGCGYRNLQMLISSLLKMDIYKPVMLNVGEKVPSIPRIQQFIEAAWTNGFDKQGAEQLGCKLVNTRKWIGATEIAALFRSLQIRAKIIDFHQATGCDGTHPEMFSWIKRYFSCSVNSSVLPMGSSVLRQTSVPPLYLQHQGHSRLVIGIEEHSGKDGGLYLLLFDPSHSAKQMQGLVEDIQSSSSGLRHLRRSLKQMRCKQYQIVYVDGIMEPTEMEQGKILDSLRVP is encoded by the exons ATGAAAAGACGGCGGGATGAGTTATATCGGCATGACATCGATTTTCCCCTGTCAATGTCGATATGTCCTGTGTGCGGTACATCAGTGTCGAAAGAGGACATAGGAATTCACGTCGAGGACCACTTTACTCAGCCTTCCACTTCTGACGAAAGCGATGGACTTGGGTGTCTAGAAG TTTCTGGAATTTCTAATTCTACCGAATATCGTACATGCAATTATGGAAAATGTCAACAAATGG ATGACCGTGCCAAACAGTCTTGTTTAGAGGGCCAAGCTGTGGTTACTGGCACAGAGTTTATTCCTT TCTCCACCTCAGACTGGGATGATCACATATTTGGCCATACCTTGGAAGGTGATAACATTAGTAGCAACTCTACAGGAAACAGTattttaacaacttttcaacaacagcaacaggaACAGTATGATGTACCACCATTGGTGTATTCACAGAATGACCAAGCACTTGCACAGGAACTTGAAAAACAG GAGATGGAGCGACTTGAAAACCAACCGTGTGAATGGGATGATCATATGTTGGCCCAAGCATTAGAGAGTGAGCAAAGAAGAGAGTTTGAAGAACAACGAAAGCAGGAAGAGGAAGAGTACAAGAAACTACAG gctatgTACGGAATGTCATCCTCTAGTGGATATGCTACTCAGTATAGCCGACAACTTGAAAAAGATGTATCAAGGAACAAGACATCAGTTGGTGATTATTATGCAAGGAAAGCTGAAATGCTGAAAATCTTAATGACGGACAATGACAGTGGGGAGTCGTGCACAAGAG gTATTATTCCCCAATTGCATCACCGTTATGACATGGGTGTGAGTGGAACTAAATCATCTTGGCTGGCAATAGACACTGATCATTATGCCAGCACTGTGGGTGATGCTGGCTGGGGGTGTGGCTATAGAAACCTTCAGATGTTGATCTCTTCTCTGCTGAAAATGGATATCTACAAGCCTGTTATGTTAAATG TTGGAGAAAAAGTGCCATCCATTCCCAGAATTCAACAATTTATTGAGGCTGCATGGACTAATg GTTTTGACAAACAAGGAGCAGAGCAACTTGGATGCAAGTTAGTGAACACAAGAAAATGGATTGGAGCAACAGAGATAGCAGCGCTGTTTAGATCACTTCAAATAAG AGCTAAAATAATTGACTTCCACCAAGCAACCGGCTGCGATGGTACTCACCCTGAAATGTTTTCCTGGATTAAGCGCTATTTCAGCTGCAGTGTGAATTCCTCTGTTCTTCCCATGGGTTCTTCTGTTCTTCGACAGACGTCTGTACCTCCTCTGTATCTCCAACATCAAG GCCATAGTCGGCTGGTGATTGGTATCGAAGAGCATTCAGGTAAAGATGGTGGCCTGTATCTTCTCTTATTTGATCCTTCCCACTCCGCTAAGCAGATGCAAGGCCTTGTGGAGGACATTCAAAGCAGCAGCTCGGGTTTGCGGCATCTTCGTCGTTCTTTGAAGCAAATGAGATGTAAACAGTATCAGATCGTGTACGTTGACGGAATCATGGAACCAACGGAAATGGAACAAGGCAAGATCTTGGATTCTTTGCGAGTTCCGTGA
- the LOC141883987 gene encoding uncharacterized protein LOC141883987, with product MSIGLKEVITVLPLQKPREKPWLRDNLEGQKTDSIREVLEKFKEVVDRQSVASARLKKLDKIETDERTATCGLRGFPRESPGLIRALEVYSPNNPATAKWRSGLRPLSIYQQNQLQKAVRDYTKLYSVQHTPPQTTLSVRWRNHGTVTCYSRESLLKIFSHFGPVRKISFQSECSAHVVLENVESACAALSLSNLGFPSSPLHVRWLAEERKMLVWRRKDAVANPLSNSERKKTGRKGPNKTIMSKGRRFKSP from the exons ATGTCTATCGGCCTTAAAGAAGTTATTACGGTATTGCCACTGCAAAAACCTCGCGAAAAACCTTGGCTGCGAGACAACCTCGAAGGGCAGAAAACTGATTCGATCAGAGAGGTGCTGGAGAAATTTAAAGAGGTGGTAGATCGACAAAGTGTCGCATCAGCAAGACTAAAAAAGCTCGACAAGATAGAAACTGATGAAAGAACAGCTACCTGTGGTTTAAGAGGTTTTCCAAGAGAGTCTCCGG GTCTCATCAGAGCGCTTGAAGTTTACAGTCCCAACAATCCTGCCACGGCTAAATGGCGCTCCGGTCTACGTCCACTAAGCATTTATCAACAAAATCAACTGCAAAAAGCTGTCCGCGATTACACAAAACTCTACAGCGTTCAACACACTCCACCGCAGACAACGTTAAGTGTACGCTGGCGTAACCACGGTACCGTCACCTGTTACAGTAGAGAATCCCTTCTCAAAAtattcagccattttggccCAGTGaggaaaattagttttcaaagtGAATGCAGCGCGCATGTCGTTTTGGAAAACGTGGAAAGCGCATGCGCGGCTCTAAGTCTCTCTAACTTAGGTTTCCCAAGTAGCCCGCTGCACGTTCGGTGGTTGGCCGAAGAACGAAAAATGCTAGTTTGGAGAAGGAAAGATGCTGTTGCCAATCCACTGTCAAACAGCGAAAGGAAGAAGACTGGACGCAAGGGACCGAATAAAACTATCATGTCCAAGGGGCGTCGGTTTAAGTCGCCTTAG